The window GCTGTTGCCGACTAATAGCTGCACAGAGCAGACAGCCTGGAAAGGGTGGTCATTATTTTCAGAGAGCCATTTCAGCCTGACAGCTGTGAAGTGAAATGAGAACCCCACCTGCTGGTTCTCTGGAGAACTGTTGTAATTCCCCCTCATAATAAACCAGCAACAGTTCAACAGCGTTCAATATCAAACCGTGCATGTTCGAGAGGGGTTTCACTGGTATCATTTACTAAAGCCGTACAGGGTTCATAATGCCTGCTGCGTTTGTCACctgcaacatgtttttttgtatttgcatcCAGAAATGCATCTTTATTTGTAATGAATTCCCTCCTAACTTTATTtcatgacataaaaaaaaaaatacaaaagcgAATGAATTGCACAAACAAATCATTCAAGAATCCATCTTCCTCCCAATAAAGACAATGATGTTTTATGGCACAAttaaacagaagcagagaaagCCGGCATGACATCCATCATAATTAGTGCCTGTGGTTATTTAATGGTGATGCATAACATGTCAGAGAAGAATATGTTGCAACGTAAAGTATATTTGTGTAAGcaaatttgatttgatttgatttctcTTGCTTCATAGGCCGATTAGAAGTTTCTGAGGCAGCAtaaagattatatatatatatatatatatatataagaatatatatatatgcagtgcCTGCATTGCACAGCCTAGAGTGAAGTACAGCCTGTGGTGTGCTGTGGTGTGAACAGCAAGAATTATTGCCACAATTTTGTAAGTACTTCGAGCTCACAGTCTGCTGCACTGACACAAACAATATAACAGCAGATGGCCACAAGGTGGCACTGTTACATTACAAAGAGAAGGGAAATCAGACAGACTTCACAAGGACTGTGCCTGATTCTACAGTTCTACTAATGTAACTGTAACTAATATCATGCAAAGAAGCTGACATGCTCGCACCACGGTGAAAGAATATTAAAGATGTCTCAATCTAAACTGACGCAACCCGAGAGGCCAAAAAGCAGAATATAAGAAAATGTCCCattattttccacacagcttTGTGACCCTTGTTCAACAGCCTTAAATATGTTTAGACAGTCAAGGGAAAACCTGAAAAACCGGACACCTGTCACCAGTGGGCGGGTGGTGATGTGGTTTGAGATCATGTGACCACATTATGTGAAAGAGGATGATTGAGTCTTTGTGCCTTGTGTCTTTCCTAGTGTGGATGTTCGGTCTGCAGTCACACACCATGCAAATCTTTGTTTTCATAATATGTATGCTCCAAATTCTTCCTGTGCGTTCTGAAGACATGGATCGCTGTAAGTAAATTAACTAAGTAACTAATACAACTGGCTTACATGAGTCCTGATGAAGTTTGTAGTTTGTTCTGACTGGTTTCTTTCTTTACAGCCACCTATTGTGAGATTTGTCTGAATGCAGCTCAAGGTATGCTGTTCAACATGCCCTGGCTGTTTTCTCATACTGACAAAGGTTTCAGATAACAGCGTGTGCACTCTGCCTTCCAGAGATTGAAAAAGCCATAAAGGAAgccccagctgagagcagacagacagtggtTGACAAGCTCATCAGTGGGCGGACATGCAAGAAGCTTCTGTCTTACAACCACGACCATGTCTCTCAACAGAAAATTATATCTGCCTGCACACACTTATTAGGTAATACTAAGATGAAAGGAGAACTTGATCTTATTTTATCTACAGTATAATCCTTAACTAACTTCTGACTCCCCTTCTAGATTCTCACCATGATCAGTTCCACACAGCCTTACTGAGTAAAGAGCCCAAGAATCTGGGCATAGTCCTGTGTTACGAGCAGTCCAACACATGTGTGGGGGTCAAACGGCAGTCTTTTGCGGTAAGCTGTGGATACATTATGCAACAGATTAATACTAATAATTAACATAGACTGACTCATCACTTCATTTTGTATGTGATAGGATTCCAAAGCCTCCTTTACAGATACAGACGTCGAGGCTTTACTTCGGGACAACAAGGGAAAGGTGCGCATTGCTCGGCCTATGCATTCAGCTTCAACTGTGCACACAGGAGAGGAGTTATAAGGAGCTGTATTCAGTTTGTGGTgtgattttaataaataaataatatgctAACAAAAGCAAATAGAACAAATCTGAagcatgtttgttgtttatatgtGCACAATTGTAAACTTGAAAGTGGCCACACGGTGGCACTATTACAATATCATATCAATATATCATGGGATTCTTATCAAAGAGGACACTAGCAGTATAACAACCTCTCAACAGTTGTCACAAAAAGATACATATaaacagcctgtaaacatgtttatttttgcatttaacTTTGTTTCTAACATGGGAGTGAGAGCCCCACACAAGGCCAAACATCCACCTGGGCTTcgttcctttccttccttccgtTCCTTGTAAGGGTTGGTAAGAAGCATTAATAAGCAGGTTAAAACATTTGTAGGTGCGTATTAAAATGACCAGCAGAtcttaaaataatttaaaaaggtCAGAAAGGAATCACACATTCACAAGTGaaacacaagatggcagcagcagtgatttAGTGTTGACAGGTCTGGTTACTAATCAGCCAATGTTTTAGATGAGAGTGAAATAAGTTGTATGTGTTGATGTGTCTGATTGTTGTTGGGATATTGTTCCATTCTTGAGAGGCTTTGACAGAGAAAGCTGACTGACTAAAAGCACTTTTTCTAAGTGGGATGATACAGTCACCTCGAGACACTCCTCGAGTGATTCTGTGTGTGGACACTGACAAATTCACTAAGAGGATATGAGGCCATCCCATGTAAGGTTTTGTATGTCTGGCAGGCATTCGTGTACTTAATAAGATTGTCCCAACTGTGTTTTGATAGAATGCAGCAGTGATGAAAGTGTCATGGTTTCTTGTCAAGTACTTTGATTGTCTGCTTGTATAAGGACTGTAATGGTATCAAGGTGGTGGACTTAGTCTGGGACCAGCTTGTTAGACAATAAGTGAAATGAGAGAAAATCATTGAGTGCATGAATGTTCTGGCGGCTTGGATGGACATGGAATTTCTAATAAACCGGAAATTAGCTAGGTTAAATTTGACTTTTTTACAGGTTTGCTTTACGTGTGACCTAAAATTGAGTTTTGGAGTCCAGGTGGATGCCCAAGTATTTGGACAAAGAATGCAGAGTGTGAGAATATGTGGAAACCTTTAACAGATTTtcttaaatattttaatgtacATCAAGGTGTAACTGTGCTGTTGATGTGTGTAGTTGAGTATTTGcgttttatttagtttatttaatttgttaaaATGTCTGAAGTATATGAAGTATATAAAATTAACAAAatttccatatatatatatttatatatatctttTAGATTTAGACGTAACTTAAGGTTAATATTAGGATAAAAATTAAGGTAAGGTTTattcactgagaccattacggaaatgtctctcttgaggctctatgtctcacgacggccgaggtgctcaccctagctctgcattagggttaggtcacagagttgtggttcaaagtttaatgcatttggctcactgagaccattacaaGACAGGGCCGGCCCATAGCATATGCGAAATATGCGGccgcttagggcccccaagagcaccaaaagtccatgataaaatatatattttaaaaggctgatgaagcatctgatgctgaggtggtggtatgaaattttgcttagggccccataaaggttTGCGCCGGCCCTGATACAAGAAAATACAAGATGAGGAGTAAAACCCAAAACTGAGGAAATATGTTATTATCTGTATAGATTACACATTAATTGAGCAAAGGAAATATGTTTCTGTCCCCTTAAATTCAGCTATTGTGTGCTAGAAAATATTTTCTCCTCAACATGATAATATGATTCATATGCTTGCAGTTTTTTTACACCATATCCAAATCACTGGATGTTTAGAGCGCCTGTACAGAGGAAACAGTGTTTACAACTTTTCTAAAAGTAGGTCAATAGTTTAGTGGTAGCAGTGGTTGTTTGCTGCCCTCTAGCGTTAGGTGTAGGACACTGCATTGTTATACATCTTCCACTAGAGGGCATTTATTATTAGTACAATATTATACTGTAGGACACAGTACAGAACAGACAAgaatgtgtgatgatgatgatattgtGTAAACAACTCACCACAAATCAGCTGAGTCATGGATGAAAATATGGagaaaaatacagaataatTTAATATTGAAacttgatttgtgttattgatCTGTAAAGCAATTTAAAACTGCAATTTAAAACTGCAAACAAGGAAGAAGATTCTGTGATGAATCTCTACGCAAAAGCCTCTCAGTCAAGAGTCAATCAAAACCACATTTGTCAGTGTGTGGCACAAGCAGAGTACAGCATTATggacactgacaaacacaatgttaaTGTATCAAATCCATGTATCCATGTGTCCAATGTATCCATTTGTACAATCCATAGGTATAGGTATTGCTGACGAGGCTTTACAATCCCATGAGACCAGCGAGACAATCAAAGAAGATGACCAAAGGAGTTACAGGAAATGACCTCAGCCAACTCCATTAAGTTGTAACTGTCCTGAGAGAATTGTAAACTcaaccaatcaatcaatcaatatctGTATTACAGGCCGTGTAAGGAGGTAGATTTGAAAACACCCCCCATCCCCCATTTTGTGCATCTGCCCGCTGTCCTCTGGGACAGGATAAAAACATCTTCATGCATCCTGTCACTCTTCTCTCCATCACTTCCCTTCCTCCTGTCTCATCCAGTTAAAGAGGTACAATCTGAGCCAGAGCGGAGACTGCAAGGAAGCCTTATATGCTCCCTTTGTCGCTACGGAAACAGGCCTGTCCATTTGCAACTAGAGCTTCCTGTTTTGGGCTGTTAGAGGGTGGGAGCTGTTACATTTTCTGCAAGATAATAGTGGTATGTCTCTGGTCGCAGGAAGGGAGCAGCTAAAATAGAACCTATTTAATCAATATACAGCAGATGTAACCCTGCATGGTTTTAAGATAATTCTCCAGTTCCCCTTTATGTTGCCTGCAGTGGTTGCTTAGTCAGTGCAGCCTGACTGAATGGACTCAAACATGACTCAACTCATTTCCCCACTTTGCGTCACatatcctcttcctcctccgagACCTCCTGGGACACAGATGGCCTCATCTGGAGCACACGTGTTATAATGGCCCCTGTCAATACACTGACTGTTGCAAATGAGCAAAGGGTCACTTAAACATTCATCACACACATCAGTTAAATCACTTGGCATATGGCTGTGGGGGAGGGCAATGGTAATCTCCCGTCTATTTAGAAAGATTATAAGGATAATCAAGGGGGGATAGACGAGAGAGTCTGTTATCAAAGCAGTTTTACTGATTAGCTGAAAGCTAGGACAAAAGAGCAAACTGTAGCCCTACCTTCAATTAATTATAAGAATAACAGTGTACTTAAAATGAGCACAGCAGGGTGTCACTAATTTCAGGAGATTAATATAAGTCACTTGCAGCAATAAAAACCATTCAAATTACGCCTAAGATTAGTACTTGAGTAAATGCTCTGCTACTGGTCATGTGAGTAAAATTAAGGAAAGTACCAACAATTCTGGATGAGTGTGTGCCTTAAAGTAAATAAGGCCACAGGATTTTCCCTTTAGGTACAGcactaataaaacaaaaagaaaaacaagactcCACTGAGTGCACTTCAACATCCTGGAATTTCTCAATGGCAGAGTGTTTTCCTGATCTTAAGTGACCTATGCGTGCCTTTCACGGCTGATGGAACACACTCCTGTGCCGGTACAGTGTGTCCACAAGCTGGTTACAGCGCGGCTCTGAAGGATAGTTAGGACTTCTCCAGCATCTTAAGACATGAGATCTGGAAAATTCTAACCTCAGTTGCTCTGACCTGGTCAGTATGGCCTGTCAAATTCCCAATTTCTGCCATGATTCATGATGTATAACAGATAAAAAAATCTGCACAGGAAGATTTGCTTTCTGCACCGTTATAATTCAATCAATGTGGAATAAGCAATCAGATATGAGAGTGATTCATGGGTGGGCTGTTCTATACTTATACATCCATATTTTGAGTGATTAGGAAAAAGATGAAGTTCAATAAAGGTCAATAATATTCTACCTTGggccacagacttatcaatcaccatATAATATTCAAATCCTGCTGcaagtgttgtttttgtacCAGCTTAACGGAAGCAATTAAAATATTGGGTCATGTGTTAAAGTCATCCAGCAAAAAGTGCATAAACTCCACACCTCTGATTTGGTTTAGTTTAAATTTGTAATCCACTGCAGTGTAACGTTGCACTGATCCTCCAGGTATTCTTAATTTAAAGAATAACTGGTGTCAGGGGAAACTCCAAACCAACAAGAATTACTACTGAAGCTCATTTATGTGTTCCCAAAGTGCTCAGACTACAACCACATAAAGCTTAGAGCAGCGCTGTTAAAGGTAATGTTTAGTAACGTCTGGCATGAATCACTTCTCACCTTTTGAATCcaacttttattttcaaagtgACCTAAATCAGGAACACAGTAAAGAAAGCCAGATCTCcagcctgtgatgtcatgaaaGGAGAGTTTCTCTTTTGACATAATTGGCAGCgtctgctgtgattttttttttgtttttttttggctgggCAGTTTTCCAGTCTCAGAGCCTGTATCTGCTCTCTACAGCCCCCGTCTTCAGGCCCCATTTCACTGTATATAAATAATACTCGAGTTTTCACTTTTAGACTTTTATGCACAGGAAAACTGAACTAGCTATTTAACAATATCCACCTTAGTTGCTACAAttacaacataaaaaacaaaatcaggcACAGCAAATTCATATgaatttttattgtatttagaAATCCACGCATCAAATCTtttatcgttttttttttcctttaccaTATACAACAGGGGAGAATGAAGGACGAGCTAATTGTCATGCCTTTCCCAGCAGGCGCAATGCACTACAGGATGGGCTGAAATGGAAAGGACCGGGGGAGAATACATAAAGTGCTTTTGTCAacagttttcttcttttaatAGAAAAAAGGATCAAAACAAAGGGTTTGAGGGTGAAGGGAGCGGACCTGAGGGTCCATGTGTGTGACGGCATGAGTGCCGGTGACGTAGGATGGGAGACGGtgatgaggagggagagagagtcatgGGGAGGGGGTTATTTATcttcaaaacataaaaaagcgtttgaatgaaaaaaaaggagtggTCTCAACCCAGGATAAGGCTGGACTTGCCACCAGGGGGGTTTCTTCGGCCACCCGTGGCAGCGTTGGCACCTCCCGACGGGGCGGAGGACTGTGGTGTGTCCCTCTGCTGCTCTTGATCGTCCTCCTCCACATTTTCAGGATAGTCTACAGATGAGACAAAGAGGCAACTTGCTGATACACGGGAGGATGTTTGACAGATCAATTAAACTGGATATACGAACAAAACAATCCATTCTCCCTTTGGAAAAAATATAGAATATGCTGGGGAAAAACAGAAGGTTCTTCTTTCCATCTGCTCTTACTAACCGTTTTCTCAAGAGTTCAAACATGATTTACAAGCAGCTTAAATCCCAAATTATGAACTGTGGTCAATTAGCATATAGTAAAAAGCTGGGGTTAGCCAGAGCTGCAGTAAGATCACAGTGCTACAGCACTCATCGTCCATTAGTGCCTGAAGTGCAGCCGCTTTTACAAACTCTTTAAAAGTCAAAACTAAGAGCCACACTTCAAATCTAAACATTTTTTAAGGCAAAATGGACACTCGGCTCCTAAATATTACCTGCATCACATCAGAGGGAGTAAAGCAAAAACTGCATTAATTACAGGTTTATATGAACACAGCTGTACTGATGAATGTGGATTTAGAATCCATGTTTAGTCTCTCCAGGCCTGAGTTAGACGAAGAGCTCTGCTCCACTGCTGTCTGACCAGCCCTGACTTTAATGTGTGATTCCAGGTAACACATTACTAGCCTATCCTGAGGAAGGtgccagcagcacagcacaaaccatcatctgttttttttaagaagcaGGGAGAGTGAATTACCTGGTCTGTTACAGTATACCATGGAGCTCTTGACTGACTAACTGAAGTCATGCACTGTTGTTTAGACATGGAGTGTGACACAGACTTGAAAGCCCTTATAAACAGCTGAGGGATTTTGGATACTTACCATCATTCGCTTGTTCTTGGCCATTTTCaacctgaaataaaaacatgaagaaatAATATAAGATCACTGGACTCAGTTAATACCAACACTGCTGAGCTATTTGACTATCAGACTATAAACCAAGCTTCTGCAGGTGTCAGTAGAGAACAGCTGTCAAACAATACACTGGGTCCGTTTCAAATAACCAGCTGCAATAATCTGTCTTCTAATACATTTTCTGCCAAACATTTATTTAGGAGTTATAGGAACGTGTCCTTCTCGGCCCCAAAATAGGCTCTGTTTTGGAAACAGTGTCTGTCAGACTAAATGACAGGTACCTCTCGTCTCTGGTTCCAGACCATGGCGGCTCCAGAATTGTGGATGGTGGTCAGTTCCGGATCAGGGTTCTTAGGGAAGAGAAGTGGCTGCTGGCACCGCCTCAGTGGGGCTGAAGGCTCCCCGCACAGCGTTCCTGTGGGTGCCCCGGCTGAGTAGGTATAAGTCAGACAGAGAAAAATTATTTTCAGACTTTGCAGAGAGTAATGTATTTGAGcgttctttttttcccttctcatTCTGGGCTAATAGATTGTAGTGACGCCAGACAGGAAACTCAAGTGACAAAACATGAGTAAGGCTTCAAAGCAGCACAGTCATACCATATGGACACTAATCCAATTAGTCACAAAGCCACCCCTAATGTTTCTAACCCACGTGGCAACTGTGCAGCCCACAATAATCATCTGCTCAGATTTGACAAAACATCAGCTTTATGAGGAAATCTGACAGAAATAACACCAGGCGAAATCACTGCAAACCAACAGGAAACATCCCCAAATCCGCTTGGGCGTCTGCAACAGACCCAGAAATGCAGTGGAACACTTCCAGGCAGACAACCTGAATGCCAAAAACTCTGTAGCGCCTGTATTCTCCTTTAGCAGAAAGAAGAATTAAAACCCTGTGCTGGTTCACTGTGGGTAAGCAGGCTGTGCTAACACAAGCCACATAAGGTAACAGCTACAGCACAGAGGGGCAGGGAGGGGACAGGCTGTCTTTGTCATgagggaaacagcagcagctgaagaagtGAAGGAGTGGCCATTGTTGTTAATGGAGTGAAGTGAATCAGCACTATTGAAGAGTCTCTATCACTCAACAAGAGCCCTTTCATTACTGGCTCCACATATCTGAGTCTGATCAATTCACTGCATACAGGGCAACAAATATGAAATGCAAGAGGATTAAACTAGATTGATGGACTAGACAGAGATGCATTATGTTGTCATTGCTGCAACACGTAGCCTTCTACTTAACATCATAGCCCTCCTGGGTCCATGTCATAAATGTATGACACTGATCTCACTTAATGTTGCAAGAATCTGAGGGCACTTGAACACACCAACAGCTTTGAAATCTAACCCCCCacaaaatatgttaaaatagGATCTGTTCTGAGTATTGACTGATACTCAGAGTTTCTAAGTAAGTACAAGACTAAAGCACATGAAGAATACAAGACAGCATTTTCAACAAAGTGAGACATTGTTGACAATAAGCACAGAAACGGCATACTTCCTAAAGGAAACAACCCTATTCATCAGCAGGAGAAGTTCATACATAGGCCACTTCTGAAACATGTTAATGTAACAAATCTCTGTCATTCCAGCAGAAATTTCTATCCTTcaccagctgtagtcattaaaaGTGGGCCAACTATGAGAAGCTCCCCTGAACTTGGTCTAGACCCAAGTACAACAATGAGACCAGGAAAAGGGCTTTGCTGTAAGGAGCTGCTGGCTACAGAGGCCCAAAGCTTAAGTAATGATTTTAGGCCAAATTCTTCATTGTCCACACACCCTGAAAATTTGATACACCACGTAAACAGTTTTCTATAAAGGGGTCAGTGAGAAAACATGTGATCTCTGGCTTGTTAGCTACTTCATGGTCCTGAAATGAAATAGAATCTACCACTACAGAGCTTATATTTTCTCATTTAGGGCATCAAATCCTTAATCAGAACACTAACAAGCTGGACCAAAATGCCCTTAATTAGAAGCAACAAAGCCACTGCATACTAAAAGTAATGTGTGCTGCTAAAACTTTACctaggttgttttttttttaaactcactgGCAGGCAATAATGTCAGGTTTGATTAATTTttcattgaggctcctgtggCTGTATGTTTGCCTTGACCTTGAGAACTCAGAGCCACTGACAGGTCTTGTATCCTCTGCTGCATTTGCCTCTTCtagtgaaaatccccttgtgtCTGACACAAGGCCATGCATTTTATTAAAAGATACAGTTTTAACTGACCCATTTCTTTCCATTCCCAACAAAGCCTAGCTTCAAATTACCCTTATCCCAGCACTCCAGGGCTTTTTGGCTATTTCTCTTGTGGCATGTTCTTTCTGACAGCTCTAATGGAAAACTCTAAATAACACTTCAGCTTGTGTCTTTTCCTAACAGTTAATTCCATGGTGTTTTTTGCTTACTTAAAAGTTCTCCTAGTTCCGTCTCCTTTTGCAAGATTAAACTCGGCCTGCATTATGCTTATAGACCGGTGAAAACTCAACTCACAGCTGATGTTATCATGTAAATCTAAACCTTTGACTCCTTCAGCTCTGATATTGTCACGTGGAAAGTAAACTTAGCTCTGTTAGAAAAGATGTCAGATTAAATTACTCGGTGGGTTGTTCCTCCGATGAGCATGAGGGTCCTCAGGTTCTGCAAAGATGCTGGACGCCATCTTGTTCTTGCGGGGGGTTGAGTTTTCATCTGCGCCTAAAGTGAAGCTGGATTCCCCGCCCGGCGGTCGTAGTACCCTAAACAGCAACAAATGACAGATTATACCGTCAGTTGATTGACATCCAGTATCCACAGCACTCCCATCCCCCCctacccctctctctctatctctggGCCAAACTAAAACACAAGACCACGTCACATGCCACTGATCAGCTGCACAgtgcacaataacaaaaatcaatatttaaaacatgAGGACACCCTAGACCACTTGCAGCCTTCTCCCTACTCCACCCTTTCATGTACAttccacacacataaaaaaaataccagCTAGGTCTCCACTCTCTAAGCGCTGGCTGTCAGcttgtcagacagacagtcacaaTCTCTGCCCTGCAGCTGACTCCAGTCGCCTATAATCACATAGttagctggctagctgctgcctctcctcaGCACAGATTCCTTTGCAGTGACACATGTGGAGCTGGTGTCCATTTCTGGTCGAATTGTTGCACAATTATTCAATTAATAAAATCAAATGTGATGGTCATTTTGAGACCTTACCACACAATAGAGGTTAACGGACCACAGTGAATATAGGTCAACCAGTATTCAGACTGTTAGAGAACAAAATGGGAAGCACAGCACATGATAAACAAAGCCCACTTTCCACAGACATTCCTTCCACCACAGAGCAAAACAAAGGGAGCGCAATAATGAGTAGGAAAACTCTTTTTTCTTGCTGTGCTGAAGGACAGTTGGGGTGGACGACAGACAGAGATAGGCTTGCGGGAGCCCCTGCTGGACCCCTCCCTCTTTTTACCAGCAAAGTCTCCTCTCCGCCGAGTCCCTGAAGCCACCAGCTGACACACTGAGCAGCTGTCCAAGGGCCAGGCGGGCAGATGGGAGTCCAAAAAACAACTCTGCTCTTGAAGCACATCCACAAAGAAAGCAACAAGGGGAAAATCTACAAAGCGTGGACTGCACCAGTCAACcccatgtatgcacacacaagcGGCGGTCACACTTGGCTGTGACAGTAATGCCTAAACCAGACCTTTACCTCCCGGCCAGAGAGGATGAGCTCATGCTTTCCACACAGATTGCGACGAGAAAAAGCTTTTAGCTGCCTGGCAGCAGACCCCACCCTAGAATGAAACTGCAAATAATGTCAATGAAATGGCATTAATGCTTCGGGAGCTGGAGGGCACTCTCAGGCAGGTGAAGCTAAGGGGCACACAGCTGAGCTCCAAAGCCAAAAAAGATGGCATGTCTGATAAGGCAGGCAAGGAGGCCTCTGATGGCctacaaagatttttttaacctaatTCTGCCCAAGTTGCTGCTCTACGGATCTCTTTGGACAGCCAACAGCAGGAATGACCATCAGATGGTAAAAGGCGCTTTAAGGAGCAAAAGCAAAAGAGCTAAGGGAAGATTTACAGGCTTAGCTTGCTCAGAGCCCCCACCCAAGCCCCCGCATCATCCGAAAACGGCGTGCGACTTCATGACTGACCGACATTTGACATGCTCACTCAGCAAAGGACAATAGTCCCGGTGTCCCTCAAAATGTAGCGTGTGCGTCCTGAAAATCATGCTTTTATTGTTATGATTACTAAAGCAGCCATGGAGGCATCTTCTCTGCACTCTTCACTGCAAAAAAGGGGGGAGGAATGCATGGAGACGACATGCATCACTTACAGGAAAGGAATGACTGCGTGCTTGGACGATGAGTCTTAAGACTGTAGTTTTAAAGTAAAAACTAATTCATGAATACTTCAGCTATTTGAACCACATAACATGTACTTTTTCTTAAAACTTACACTTACACTTAACAATAATGACTCTCATCGGAGTTAATGACATTTGCAGATACAAGTCTAGACTGGGATTCCTTCTGTAATCAATCACATGTTTGGATTTAGCAGCTCCAGCGGTCCTctattaaattaaatgtttacaACACTGTTCGAAACTCCAAAGGAAGCAGcacatttataaaaacacagccctACATTGTAGACATGCTAAGAGCTGAACTTCAAAAAAAGTTATTTAGTTGTCTACAACAGCGAAAAGAAAGCTGGCGTTTTGTGTTTTGTCCGcttctaataataatataaggAAGAGTTTTCGTCGGGTACTTTTCTCTCTTATTAGCATACCTCAAGCCCAGACAGGCTAACCTAACTTAGTGTAGCTAAAGGCTATGGTGCATCAGTCACCCAATAAGATTAACTCAATTAGCAAGACTGTGTGACAGTTCAGCTAAATCCAGAAAAATCCCTCTCCAGCCACCAGTCGGGTAATGTTAGTTAGCAGGCTGCCTTCTAGCAAAAACCGAAAAGAGGCGTTTGCTAGCCGAGAGGCTTGCCCGCATCCCACTTCTTTTGTTCCTCCATGAAAGATTTTCGGCTCCTTCTTTACCTGGAACTGCTTTTAGCACCAGGGTCCATTCCTTGAAAGGTGGTTGTTGTCGTCA of the Parambassis ranga chromosome 8, fParRan2.1, whole genome shotgun sequence genome contains:
- the LOC114440610 gene encoding jupiter microtubule associated homolog 1-like, which codes for MTTTTTFQGMDPGAKSSSRVLRPPGGESSFTLGADENSTPRKNKMASSIFAEPEDPHAHRRNNPPTGAPTGTLCGEPSAPLRRCQQPLLFPKNPDPELTTIHNSGAAMVWNQRREVENGQEQANDDYPENVEEDDQEQQRDTPQSSAPSGGANAATGGRRNPPGGKSSLILG